A stretch of Allostreptomyces psammosilenae DNA encodes these proteins:
- a CDS encoding LLM class flavin-dependent oxidoreductase, which produces MTPPARQLHLNAFLINAGHHEAAWRLPESDPVGSTGLEHHVRLARLAERGTFDSLFLADSPALHSDVGRRPSSILEPTVLLTALAAATTRIGLIATASTTYNEPFNLARRFASLDHVSGGRVGWNIVTTATLEAARNFGLDELPPHAERYARAAEFIEVSLKLWDSWEDGAIVADKAAGVWADQERVRAVDHRGRYFSVAGPLNVARSPQGHPLLVQAGSSEDGRALAARYAEAVFTAQQTVEEARSFYADVKHRARRLGRDDRGVKVLPGIVPVLGSTEAEAHERERLLDELVVPRYALAQLARTLRLPVERLELDGRLPDDLPGEDQIEGAKSRYTLIVDLARRERLTVRQLIGRLGGGRGHHTFTGTPEQVADRIEEWFTTGAADGFNIMPPALPRDLELFVDHVVPVLRRRGLFRTEYTGRTLRDHYGLPRPLGRALGGERIRIEESVA; this is translated from the coding sequence ATGACGCCCCCCGCACGCCAACTCCACCTCAACGCCTTCCTGATCAACGCCGGCCACCACGAGGCGGCCTGGCGGCTGCCGGAGAGCGACCCGGTGGGCTCCACCGGTCTGGAGCACCACGTCCGGCTGGCCCGGCTGGCCGAACGGGGCACCTTCGACTCGCTGTTCCTCGCCGACAGCCCCGCCCTCCACAGCGACGTCGGCAGGCGGCCGAGCAGCATCCTGGAGCCGACCGTCCTGCTGACCGCGCTGGCCGCGGCCACCACGCGGATCGGGCTGATCGCCACCGCCTCGACCACGTACAACGAGCCGTTCAACCTGGCCCGCCGGTTCGCCTCGCTGGACCACGTCAGCGGCGGCCGGGTCGGCTGGAACATCGTCACCACGGCCACCCTGGAGGCGGCGCGCAACTTCGGCCTCGACGAGCTGCCCCCGCACGCCGAGCGCTACGCGCGGGCCGCCGAGTTCATCGAGGTGAGCCTGAAGCTGTGGGACAGCTGGGAGGACGGCGCGATCGTCGCCGACAAGGCCGCCGGCGTGTGGGCCGACCAGGAGCGCGTGCGCGCCGTCGACCACCGGGGACGGTACTTCTCCGTCGCCGGGCCGCTGAACGTGGCCCGGTCCCCGCAGGGCCACCCGCTGCTCGTGCAGGCCGGCTCCTCCGAGGACGGCCGGGCGCTGGCCGCCCGCTACGCCGAGGCGGTGTTCACCGCGCAGCAGACCGTCGAGGAGGCCAGGTCCTTCTACGCCGACGTCAAGCACCGGGCCCGGCGGCTGGGCCGGGACGACCGTGGCGTGAAGGTCCTGCCGGGCATCGTCCCGGTGCTCGGCTCCACCGAGGCGGAGGCGCACGAGCGGGAGCGGCTGCTCGACGAGCTGGTGGTGCCGCGCTACGCCCTCGCGCAGCTCGCCAGGACCCTGCGCCTGCCGGTCGAGCGACTGGAGCTCGACGGGCGCCTGCCGGACGACCTGCCCGGCGAGGACCAGATCGAGGGCGCGAAGAGCCGGTACACGCTGATCGTGGACCTGGCCCGGCGGGAGCGGCTGACCGTCCGCCAGCTGATCGGACGCCTCGGCGGGGGCCGCGGCCACCACACCTTCACCGGCACCCCGGAGCAGGTGGCCGACCGGATCGAGGAGTGGTTCACCACCGGGGCCGCGGACGGGTTCAACATCATGCCGCCGGCCCTCCCGCGCGACCTGGAGCTCTTCGTGGACCACGTGGTGCCGGTGCTGCGCCGGCGCGGCCTGTTCCGCACCGAGTACACCGGGCGCACCCTGCGCGACCACTACGGCCTGCCCCGTCCGCTGGGGCGGGCCCTCGGCGGGGAGCGGATCCGGATCGAGGAGTCAGTGGCATGA
- the ureA gene encoding urease subunit gamma, whose protein sequence is MRLTPTERDRLLLFNAAELARARRARGLRLNVPEAEALVADAVCEAARDGLRLAEAVAAGRAVLGPDDVLPGVADVVTEVRVEAVFADGSRLAVVPDPIGGGSLGERAPGAVLPAARPVPDAAARPDAVRLTVRNTAAVPISVTSHFHFFESNPRLLFDRAAAYGTRLAVPAGSSVRFGPGETVEVAVVPIGGDRVVIGFAGLVDGPLDAPGARREALRRAAACGYLGAGADAADGSGAGPADGRTEVSS, encoded by the coding sequence ATGCGACTGACCCCCACCGAGCGGGACCGGCTGCTGCTGTTCAACGCGGCCGAGCTGGCCCGGGCCCGCCGGGCCCGCGGGCTGCGGCTGAACGTCCCGGAGGCCGAGGCGCTGGTCGCGGACGCGGTCTGCGAGGCCGCCCGGGACGGCCTGCGGCTGGCCGAGGCCGTGGCGGCCGGCCGCGCCGTGCTCGGCCCGGACGACGTGCTGCCCGGGGTGGCCGACGTGGTCACCGAGGTGCGGGTCGAGGCGGTCTTCGCGGACGGCAGCCGGCTCGCCGTGGTGCCCGATCCGATCGGCGGCGGCTCGCTGGGCGAGCGGGCCCCCGGGGCGGTGCTTCCGGCGGCACGCCCGGTGCCGGACGCCGCGGCGCGCCCGGACGCGGTACGGCTGACGGTCCGCAACACCGCCGCCGTGCCGATCAGCGTGACCTCGCACTTCCACTTCTTCGAGAGCAACCCCCGGCTGCTGTTCGACCGGGCCGCGGCCTACGGCACCCGGCTGGCCGTCCCCGCCGGCTCCTCGGTGCGCTTCGGCCCCGGCGAGACGGTCGAGGTGGCGGTGGTCCCGATCGGCGGCGACCGGGTGGTGATCGGCTTCGCCGGCCTGGTCGACGGCCCGCTCGACGCCCCCGGGGCCCGGCGGGAGGCGCTGCGCCGCGCCGCCGCCTGCGGCTACCTGGGAGCGGGCGCGGACGCGGCGGACGGCTCGGGCGCCGGCCCGGCGGACGGCCGGACGGAGGTGTCCTCGTGA
- a CDS encoding ABC transporter permease — MTLQTSPTSRPDAGAATTAQPAAGPTGTAADRLRRTTPPARARRRRLGPGRPLPLGWAYGPVLLVAVWSIGSAAGLIDPRSLSAPWTVVTTAGELIAEGRLQEHLAASAQRALLGLLFGVAAGTVLAVVSGLSRLGEAIIDGPVQIKRAIPSLALIPLLVLWFGIGESMKVITIALGVLIPIYIHTHNALRSIDSRYVELAETVGLDRAGFVRHVVLPGALPGFLLGLRFAATAAWLALVVVEQVNATSGIGYMMELARTYGQTDVILVGLVVYGLLGLVSDGLVRLVQRRALSWRRTLAD, encoded by the coding sequence GTGACGCTCCAGACCTCCCCGACCTCCCGGCCCGACGCGGGGGCGGCCACGACCGCCCAGCCCGCGGCCGGCCCCACCGGCACCGCGGCCGACCGGCTCCGGCGCACCACCCCACCGGCGCGCGCCCGGCGCCGCCGCCTCGGCCCCGGCCGACCGCTCCCGCTCGGCTGGGCCTACGGCCCGGTGCTGCTGGTCGCGGTCTGGTCGATCGGCTCGGCCGCCGGGCTGATCGACCCGCGCAGTCTCTCCGCGCCGTGGACGGTGGTGACCACCGCCGGCGAGCTGATCGCGGAGGGCCGGCTCCAGGAGCACCTGGCCGCCTCCGCGCAGCGGGCACTGCTCGGGCTGCTCTTCGGCGTCGCGGCGGGCACCGTGCTCGCCGTGGTCTCCGGCCTCAGCCGGCTGGGCGAGGCGATCATCGACGGCCCGGTCCAGATCAAGCGGGCCATCCCCTCCCTGGCGCTGATTCCACTGCTGGTGCTGTGGTTCGGCATCGGGGAGAGCATGAAGGTCATCACCATCGCCCTCGGGGTGCTGATCCCCATCTACATCCACACCCACAACGCGCTGCGCTCCATCGACAGCCGCTACGTGGAGCTGGCCGAGACGGTCGGCCTGGACCGGGCGGGCTTCGTCCGGCACGTGGTGCTGCCGGGCGCCCTGCCCGGCTTCCTGCTCGGGCTGCGCTTCGCGGCGACCGCGGCCTGGCTCGCCCTGGTGGTGGTCGAGCAGGTCAACGCGACCAGCGGCATCGGCTACATGATGGAGCTGGCCCGCACCTACGGCCAGACCGACGTGATCCTGGTCGGCCTGGTGGTCTACGGCCTGCTCGGCCTGGTCTCCGACGGGTTGGTACGGCTGGTTCAGAGGAGGGCGCTGTCATGGCGACGCACCCTGGCGGACTGA
- a CDS encoding ABC transporter substrate-binding protein: protein MSLRHLPTRSRRRPAARPDASPVRRPRGPLAALVLATVVTVALSGCSSTGRAEPPGGGLAADAALPTEVPPGTTLTIGDPVTQRALELSGLADDLPFEIEWANISGGPQTTEAFRAGALDVGSVADIPPIHATWTGLDVKVIAARFRQDPVNHPIYELGVAPGVDVTEIGDLAGKRIAYSPGQAQGALVLRVLQAAGLTRDDVELVELASTGDVYPTALASGQVDVAPLGGVNIKRYLANYGADGATTIRHGLRDDPSYLYVPTGVLRDPAKAAALREFVEVWAQAHAWAHDNRDAWIDGYYVEQEGLSREDGEYLADAAGVPDIPADWDEVIERQQQTIDLLAEATDQPRLEAAELFDRRFESVAADALGGAREGAAS, encoded by the coding sequence ATGTCCCTCCGTCATCTCCCCACCCGGTCACGCCGACGGCCGGCGGCCCGCCCGGACGCCTCCCCGGTGCGGCGCCCGCGCGGCCCGCTGGCCGCCCTGGTACTGGCGACCGTCGTGACGGTCGCGCTCAGTGGTTGCTCCTCCACCGGCCGGGCCGAACCGCCCGGGGGCGGCCTCGCGGCCGACGCCGCGCTGCCGACCGAGGTCCCGCCGGGCACCACGCTCACCATCGGCGATCCGGTGACCCAGCGGGCGCTCGAGCTGTCCGGGCTCGCCGACGACCTGCCGTTCGAGATCGAGTGGGCCAACATCAGCGGTGGCCCGCAGACCACCGAGGCGTTCCGCGCGGGCGCCCTCGACGTCGGTTCGGTGGCGGACATCCCGCCCATCCACGCCACCTGGACCGGCCTGGACGTCAAGGTGATCGCCGCGAGGTTCCGGCAGGACCCCGTCAACCACCCGATCTACGAGCTCGGTGTGGCCCCCGGCGTCGACGTGACCGAGATCGGCGACCTGGCGGGCAAGCGCATCGCCTACAGCCCCGGACAGGCGCAGGGAGCCCTGGTGCTGCGGGTGCTCCAGGCCGCCGGGCTGACCCGGGACGACGTCGAGCTGGTGGAGCTCGCCAGCACCGGCGACGTCTACCCGACCGCGCTGGCCAGCGGCCAGGTGGACGTGGCGCCGCTCGGCGGGGTCAACATCAAGCGCTACCTGGCCAACTACGGTGCCGACGGCGCGACGACGATCCGCCACGGCCTGCGTGACGACCCCTCCTACCTCTACGTGCCGACCGGGGTGCTCCGGGACCCGGCGAAGGCCGCCGCGCTGCGGGAGTTCGTCGAGGTGTGGGCGCAGGCGCACGCCTGGGCCCACGACAACCGCGACGCCTGGATCGACGGCTACTACGTCGAGCAGGAGGGACTCAGCCGCGAGGACGGCGAGTACCTCGCGGACGCGGCGGGGGTCCCGGACATCCCGGCCGACTGGGACGAGGTCATCGAACGGCAGCAGCAGACCATCGACCTGCTCGCCGAGGCGACCGACCAGCCGCGGCTGGAGGCCGCCGAACTGTTCGACCGCCGCTTCGAGTCGGTGGCGGCGGACGCGCTGGGCGGGGCCCGGGAAGGAGCGGCGTCGTGA
- a CDS encoding ABC transporter ATP-binding protein, which translates to MATHPGGLSTTAAPAGTGQPAPAVRVSELVRAFSDRRVLDGLDLTIRAGEFVALLGRSGSGKSTLLRALAELDHEVAGSGLLQAPRNRSVVFQDARLLPWRRVLDNVVLGLDGPGAGDRGRAALAEVGLAGRERAWPTQLSGGEQQRVALARSLVREPELLLLDEPFGALDALTRIRMHALLRRLCDRHRPAVLLVTHDVDEAIVLADRVVVLEEGAIAADVPVDLPAPREHGHPAFGRLRARLLARLGVPAQVGGPGDDPDGGAAPPRTHAPQQAHVPQAAQNGRSR; encoded by the coding sequence ATGGCGACGCACCCTGGCGGACTGAGCACGACGGCCGCACCGGCCGGCACCGGTCAGCCGGCACCGGCCGTGCGGGTCAGCGAACTGGTCCGCGCCTTCTCCGACCGCCGGGTGCTCGACGGCCTGGACCTGACGATCCGTGCCGGGGAGTTCGTGGCGCTGCTCGGACGCAGCGGCTCCGGGAAGTCCACCCTGCTGCGGGCGCTGGCCGAGCTGGACCACGAGGTGGCGGGGTCCGGGCTGCTCCAGGCCCCGCGCAACCGCTCGGTGGTGTTCCAGGACGCGCGTCTGCTCCCCTGGCGGCGGGTGCTGGACAACGTGGTGCTCGGCCTGGACGGCCCGGGGGCGGGCGACCGCGGACGCGCGGCGCTGGCCGAGGTGGGGCTGGCCGGGCGGGAACGCGCCTGGCCGACCCAGCTGTCCGGTGGTGAGCAGCAGCGGGTGGCGCTGGCCCGGTCGCTGGTCCGCGAACCGGAGCTGCTGCTGCTCGACGAGCCGTTCGGGGCGCTGGACGCGCTGACCCGCATCCGCATGCACGCCCTGCTGCGGCGGCTGTGCGACCGCCACCGGCCCGCGGTGCTCCTGGTGACGCACGACGTGGACGAGGCGATCGTGCTCGCCGACCGCGTGGTGGTCCTGGAGGAGGGCGCGATCGCCGCCGACGTCCCGGTGGACCTGCCCGCCCCACGGGAGCACGGCCACCCGGCCTTCGGCCGGCTCCGCGCGCGCCTGCTGGCGCGGCTGGGGGTGCCCGCCCAGGTCGGCGGCCCCGGCGACGACCCGGACGGCGGTGCGGCGCCGCCACGAACGCACGCACCACAGCAGGCACACGTACCGCAGGCAGCACAGAACGGCAGGTCCCGATGA
- a CDS encoding LLM class flavin-dependent oxidoreductase produces the protein MSTTARQLNLNLFVYPAGHHEAAWRYHGSAVDRILDIDYYRELARRAEAARFDAIFLADGPSLPDNVRYASRFRLEPFTWLAALATATTHLGLIATASTTYTEPYNLARLFASLDHLSRGRAGWNIVTTGAPQAAANFGLDEHPAHAERYARAEEFVEVVGKLWDSWEDEALVADPVSGVFADTDRIHAIDHEGPRLRVRGPLNTPRSPQGRPVYVQAGSSEDGRAFAARHAEAVFTAHQTIGSARAFYADVKARAAALGRDPAHLKILPGISPFLGSTEAEARALHEEFNQLTQPAYSLRQLRQLLGVDLSGHDLDGPVPRGLIDGRGERGVGSRFQVVVDIVERERPTIRQLLHRLAGARGHRVVVGTPEQVADTIEEWFTTGAADGFNVMPPHLTGGFEVFADEVVPILRRRGLFRTEYTGRTLRDHYGLPRPRSQYAEVAARATG, from the coding sequence ATGAGCACTACAGCACGCCAGCTGAACCTGAACCTGTTCGTCTACCCCGCCGGTCACCACGAGGCGGCCTGGCGGTACCACGGCTCGGCGGTGGACCGGATCCTGGACATCGACTACTACCGGGAGCTGGCCCGACGCGCCGAGGCCGCCCGGTTCGACGCGATCTTCCTCGCCGACGGGCCGTCGCTGCCGGACAACGTCCGCTACGCCAGCCGCTTCCGCCTCGAACCGTTCACCTGGCTCGCGGCGCTGGCGACCGCCACCACGCACCTGGGCCTGATCGCCACCGCGTCGACCACCTACACCGAGCCGTACAACCTCGCCCGCCTGTTCGCCTCGCTGGACCACCTCAGTCGCGGCCGGGCCGGCTGGAACATCGTCACCACCGGGGCCCCGCAGGCGGCGGCGAACTTCGGACTGGACGAGCACCCCGCGCACGCCGAGCGCTACGCGAGGGCCGAGGAGTTCGTCGAGGTGGTCGGCAAGCTGTGGGACAGCTGGGAGGACGAGGCGCTGGTGGCCGACCCGGTCTCCGGCGTGTTCGCCGACACCGACCGGATCCACGCCATCGACCACGAGGGCCCCCGGCTGCGCGTGCGGGGCCCGTTGAACACGCCGCGCAGCCCGCAGGGCAGGCCGGTCTACGTGCAGGCCGGCTCCTCCGAGGACGGCCGCGCCTTCGCGGCGCGCCACGCCGAGGCGGTCTTCACCGCCCACCAGACCATCGGCAGCGCACGCGCCTTCTACGCCGACGTCAAGGCGCGGGCGGCGGCCCTCGGGCGCGATCCGGCGCACCTGAAGATCCTCCCCGGGATCAGCCCGTTCCTCGGCTCCACCGAGGCCGAGGCGCGGGCGCTGCACGAGGAGTTCAACCAGCTCACCCAGCCCGCCTACTCGCTGCGGCAGCTGCGCCAGCTGCTGGGCGTCGACCTGAGCGGGCACGACCTCGACGGGCCGGTGCCGCGCGGGCTGATCGACGGCCGGGGCGAGCGCGGCGTGGGCAGCCGCTTCCAGGTGGTCGTGGACATCGTCGAGCGGGAGCGTCCGACGATCCGGCAGCTGCTGCACCGGCTGGCCGGGGCACGCGGGCACCGGGTGGTGGTCGGCACACCGGAACAGGTTGCCGACACCATCGAGGAGTGGTTCACCACCGGGGCGGCGGACGGCTTCAACGTGATGCCGCCCCACCTCACCGGCGGCTTCGAGGTGTTCGCCGACGAGGTGGTGCCGATCCTGCGCCGACGCGGCCTGTTCCGCACCGAGTACACCGGGCGCACCCTGCGCGACCACTACGGCCTGCCCCGTCCGAGGAGCCAGTACGCCGAGGTGGCCGCGCGCGCCACCGGCTGA